The following nucleotide sequence is from Myxosarcina sp. GI1.
AATCGGGGTTGGGTTCGCGATCGTCCATGTTAGACTGCCAACTAAAGCTACTTCCTCCCTTCGCCAGACTCAAATCTAAACCATGTAGTTCGCAGGCTTCTTTAACTCTGGGGTCGTCGGGTTCTATTACAGTAACTATCAGGTTAGATTGCCCCGACTCGTCGGCAACTACGTCAAAGTGATGCACGCTTCTTTCGGTAAACCATTTACCCGCACTTTTGCGAAAGAAGTCCATCATGGTCATCGGCGGTTGAAAAACCATAAATAAATTTTTTACTCCCTTAATAGCATTTCTCAATGCTTGCTAATGTATAAAAAGAGTATTTTATAAGAAATAATGGCTGCTAAACCCAATTCTGGAAAAAATCGTATTGTTTATCAGGAATTTGGAACTCCCGATAATTCCTCGGCTATGGAAAGAGCAGTTCCCGATTTACCGCCAGAAAAACAAGATATTAGAATTCAGGCAACGCGATCGGGTCGTAAGGGCAAAACCGTTACGGTAATGACGGGATTTCAGCATAACACGAAAACTTTGAGCAAATTACTCAAAAAGCTAAAAAGCCAGTGCGGCTGTGGTGGTACGATAAAAGACGATACCTTAGAAATTCAAGGTGACCACAAACAAAAGTTATTAGAAACTCTGACAAAATTGGGTTACAAAGCCAAAATAAGTGGTGGATGATCTTAGGCTTTGAAAGAAGCGTTTAAAATATGTCAGAAATTAATATTTCTTTTAGTAATGGTGCGATCGCTTTGACGGCTATTGTAGAAGTAATAGGAGTAATAGTACTCGGTCGAATTTTTTGTGCAATAACTTGGTTGCGTTACAAAAACGCGACTCAGTCCGCTAAACTATCTTTATAAAAAAAACTATCCTATTAAATTTGTCCGCGATCGCCTCAGAAAGTACAAATTTGTAGTAGTTAAGTATAATGCTCAAGCTGAGATAGTTAGTGCAAGTTTCTATACATTTTTAGGCGATATAACTCATATTAAATATTCTAACAATAGAGTTTCTCAGTATAGTGGCTTACTTATTTCTAATATTTTTCTATTCATTTTTCCATTAATAGGGCTATTAATAACATTCGCTTGTAATTCATTTTCTGCCGAACGTATTAACAATTTGGAAAGTATACAGCAACTCCAAGAAATTGGAATAACTTTATTTATATCCTTTTTCTTTGCTGCTTTTATTAAACTAGGTATCGATCTTTTTATCGATACTTATGACGAGTAAATACTGTTCTTCGGCTAAGTTAATTACAAAAATTACATATATTAGTTTTGCGATTGGCGATCGCTAAATGCAGTGTTTCAAGGCGATCGCCACAAAGATTTATTTATAGTATTTCTTTTCTTTAGCGATCGCACTAGCGGCAATTATTCCACCGATAAAGCCGAATAAGTGTCCCTGCCAGGAAATGCCCATTTGCGAGGGTAAAACACCCCAGACATAACCACCGTAAACAAAAAAGACCACGATCGACAGAATAATTGAGGGAATGTTTTTCTGAAAATATCCCCTGAACAAAAGAAAGCCCAAGTAGCCATAAATTAAAATACTCGCACCAACGTGAACC
It contains:
- a CDS encoding translation initiation factor, which produces MAAKPNSGKNRIVYQEFGTPDNSSAMERAVPDLPPEKQDIRIQATRSGRKGKTVTVMTGFQHNTKTLSKLLKKLKSQCGCGGTIKDDTLEIQGDHKQKLLETLTKLGYKAKISGG